CGGCGCAGCCCCAGTTCACCGGACACGCTGCCGAGCAATTGACCCGGGGTGGAATCGGTGGCCTCGGGTGTCGCCGCGGTTTGACCATCGTGATAACGGGTGACTGCCACAGCCGGCGCTTTCGCTGTGTGAGTTCGACCTGGATCGGCTGACGCGGCGTGGTGCCTTTGGCCGTGGCGAGCGTGTCCGTTAATGGATTCCGGAGGGTTCGTTAAGCGATGCCGTGTGGCAAATCGCTCGGCCAGAAACGCCCCTTACTTGTGCCAATGGTGTACTCCCTCCGGAGCATTGCTCCGCCAAAACCAGTCGGTTCTAATGATCAGACGCCCAACGCGTGACACGGTTGTCGCGCACCGGCGAAACGTTGTCCTGATTATATTGAACCAATGGCGAGATACGGAATGGCCAAATCATGGCGGCAAGCGGCGCTCGCCGATCGACATACAGCATTAGGTTCAAGGCTTGAAGACTGGAACGGCATGCCGACAGCATGGACCTATAACCAGAGCGTCGCCGATGAGCATGAAGCGATTCGGACGCGCGCGGGCCTGATGGACGTTTCCGGCTTGAAAAAAGTGCACGTCGTGGGTCCGCACGCGGAAATGCTGATTGATTACGCGACGACTCGCGATGTCTCGCTGTTGTGTCCGGGAAAGTCGGTTTATGCATCCATGCTCAATGCGCGTGGCCACTTCGTCGACGACTGCGTCATCTATCGAAACGGTCCGAACGCTTTCATGGTTGTGCATGGTTCAGGCGAGGGGCATGAACTCCTGCACCGGGGCGCGATAGGTCGCAACGTGTCTGTGCTATTCGACGACGACCTGCAGGACCTTTCGCTGCAAGGCCCCGTCGCCGTTGATTTTTTAGCCGGGCATGTGCGTGGCATTCGCGATCTGCAGTATTTCCATCACACCCAGACGACGCTGTTCGGCAAGCCCGTGACGATCTCGAGAACAGGCTATACCGGCGAACGCGGCTATGAGCTTTTCTGCAAGCGCGCGGACGCGCCGCTGATCTGGGATACGGTTCTGGAGAAGGGCCGATCGATGGGCATCATCCCCTGTTCGTTCACGGCGCTCGACTGGTTGCGAGTGGAGAGCAGTCTCCTGTTCTATCCGTTCGACCATTCCGAAATGCATCCATTCGCGGATCAGCCTGCGGGCGACACGCTGTGGGAGTTGGGACTCGACTTCACGGTGTCCAAGAACAAGCGTGAGTTCCGTGGTGCGGCTGAACATTTTCGCCTGGCAGGAAAGGAGCGCTTCAGGATCTTCGGCGTGCTGGTAGACGGAACGAGGGCGACCCAAGGCGGCGACACATTGTGGGTGGGTGAGCGGCAGGTTGGCGTTATCACGTGCGGCATGGTCTCGCGACTCACCGGCCAGTCGATGGCGATTGCCCGCCTGGATCCTGCGTTGGCCGTTCATGGCGCGACGCTGGAGGTGCGCGGCAAGGACTATGTGCTAGGCGCGTCGAGCCACACGCTGCCGTTCGATGATCCCGAGAAGACCAAGCGCCTGGCGAAGGGTTGAACGCTCAGCGGTGGTTGGGTAACTGCACGCGCGCCGATCAACAAGGAGTGGGACAAACATGACTCTGACGACAACGCTCGTATTGACTGTCATTGGCGAAGACAGGCCGGGATTGGTCAATGCCATCGCGGAAAAAACCACGGAATTCGGCGCTAACTGGCTGGACACTCGCCTCGTCAGTCTCGGAGGAAAGTTCGCTGGCATCGTGCTGGTCAGCGTGTCACAAGCAAACGCAGATGCACTGGTCGGCGCGTTGCAAAGTCTTCGCTCAAACAGCTTGAGCCTCACGCTCGAACGGCGCGCCGACGCCGCTGCGTTGACGCCGGCGCGCGCCATGACGCTCGAACTGGTGAGCCATGACCGGCCAGGTATCGTACGCGAAATTGCGGGTGTGCTAGCAGGAAACAAGGTCAGCATTGAAGAACTTGAGACCGATTTTGTCAGCGGCTCGTTTTCCGGTGAAAACCTGTTCAAGGCACGAGCCCGCTTGCGCGCACCGTTAGAACTCGACGTCGTTGTCTTGCGCGACATGATCGAAAACCTGGCTAACGAACTGATGGCCGACATCAGCATCGATGAGGGTTTAACGAATTAGAACCGTGAGTGATGCCGCTGACTGATGTATCGAGTCAATCGTCTTCGCCGAAGACGCCGCGTCATGTCATTCGCAAGAACGAATGGATGAATGCCGCGTTGAAGTCATGAAAGAACTGCATTGAGGAGACTGGAATTGAGCGCAACCGAAAAGATAAGCGGCCTGGAAGGCATACCCGGCGCCGGGACGCCGGCGACGCTGCGGCGGACCCTGACATGGAAGGACGCATTCTGGGTGGCGAGTGGATCGCCCGCGTTTGTGCTCTTTACGCTGGGCGCCATCGCCGCAACCGTCGGGCAGCCTGCGTGGATCATCTGGATAGCCTCGATTGTGATAGGTTTCGTCCAATGCTTTACCTACGCCGAAATATCCGGTCTGTTCCCCCACAAATCGGGTGGCGCGTCGATTTACGGCGCAATTGCCTGGGTCCGGTATTCGAAATTTCTTGCGCCTGTTTCCGTGTGGTGCAACTGGTTCGCGTGGTCGCCGGTGCTGGCGCTCGGCACGGGGCTCGGCGCCAGCTACGTTCTCTCGACGCTGTTTCCGGCCGACGCCGCGATTAACACCTGGTCGATTACCCTGCTGAACCTGGACGCCGTCAAGCATGGACTGACCCTGCGAATCAACGCTACCTTCGTGCTGGGTGCCGCGCTCCTGCTGCTGACGTTTCTCGTGCAACACCACGGTGCGCAACGTGCGGCGAAGCTCCAGAAGTATATGGGGATTGCAGCGCTGATTCCGCTGACGCTATTCGGCATCGTACCGTTGGTTACCGGCGGCGTGCACATGCATAACTGGTTTCCGTTGCTGCCGTTGGCCCACGACGCACACGGAAATGTGGTCATGGGGAGTTGGAATGCAGCCGGCTGGACGCTTGCGATCGGCGGGCTGTTCGTCGCCGGATGGTCGACCTATGGCTTCGAAACAGCGGTTTGCTACACGCGAGAATTCAAGAACCCGAAAACCGATACGTTCAAGGCGATCTTCTATTCCGGACTGCTGTGCCTCGGCGTCTATATTCTGGTGCCGCTGTCGTTTCAGGGAGCGATGGGACTCAAGGGGCTGCTGGAACCAGGCATCTATGACGGCACTGGCGTGGCTGCAGCGATGGCTAACATCATCGGCGGTGGCGCCATCGTTTTCTATGTGATCGTGGTGATGCTAGTTTTCACCTTGCTGCTTTCGGTGATGACCTCGATGATGGGGTCGTCGCGAACCTTGTACCAGGCGTCGGTCGACGGATGGCTGCCACGTTATCTGTCGCATGTGAACGAACATGGTGCCCCGACGCGCGCCATGTGGACCGATCTGTGCTTCAACCTGATCTTGCTGCTGATGTCGGACAATGTCGCGATATTGGCCATGTCCAACGTCTGCTATTTCGCCTTTGTGTTTCTGAATCTTCAGGCGGGCTGGATTCACCGGCTCGATCGCCCGCACTGGGCGCGGCCGTTCAAGTGCCCAAACTGGCTGTTGGCGCTCGGTGCGCTCTGCGGATTCATCGACCTCGTTTGCATCGGCGCGGGCGCGGATATCTGGGGTCCGGGGACACTGCGCAACGGCCTCATTGCTATCGCACTCATCATTCCCGTCTTTGTGTTTCGCCATTACGTTCAGGACAAGGGCAAATTTCCCGACGCGATGCTCGATGATCTCGAATTACGTCAGGACGAAGGCGTGCAGCGGCACGCAGGATACCTTCCCTATCTGGTGCTTGTTTTGACAGTTGTGGTGATCTGGGTGTCGCATGAATTCGCCGTGTTGCCGACCTAGACACTGATATGACTTTCGCGGTCAAGTACCACAAGAATTTGGCTTCTGGTTCATAGGGCTTTTCGGTAAATCTGCTCAGGGCGGCGCAGCCTGTAACGTCGACGTGGATCCGACTGATATCCGTGGGTTGCTACCACATTACAGGGTTCGGTCTTGTGAACCTGCCGCGCTCTATGGCCGACAGTCTGCCTGGTTTTGTCGCAATAAGGCGTTCTGGTAGACGTTGGCCAGCGCATTCACACGGACACTCAAACGTCGGCTGCGGCCGGACAATGGACCTTCGTGCGCGGATTATGTCAGTTGCCTCGTCGGCCACGGCCGGTGCGTAAGCCGGCCGTCACGAATGTAGCCCTACGAGAAATTCAGATGCACACGTCCCCCTTTTCCTGGCACTCGGATTGGATCTACGACAACCGTCTGCTCGCTCGGGCGCCCCCCTCGAGAGGTCCCGCCGGCGCTTGGCACCGCGCCGGCAACACCATCCCGCGGCACTCCCCAAATCCGATGCGTGCAGCGCCGGCCTTTTCGCACCAGCCGCGCATGATGATGAGGTTGCCGTCTTCGAGGAATGTCCGCTGTTCGCCGCCGGACAGACTCAGTGGCTGCTTCCCGCCTGTAGTAAGTTCAATAAGGGCGCCGGCCTGATCCAGGGAGGGGGCGGAGAGAGTACCGGTGCCGAAAAGGTCCCCGGGTTGCAGGTTGCAACCGTTCACGGTGTGATGCGCAACCATCTGCGCGATCGTCCAATAGGCATGCCGGTAACTGGTGAGGCTGAGTCGTGCGCCTGGCGCGCCGGCCGCGCGCATCGCTTCCGTTTCGAGGCAGACTTCGAGTTGCACGTCGATCGCGCCGACTTCGCGCTGTTGCGCCGAATCCAGATAAGGCAGAGGCTGGGGATCGCTTTCCGGCCGTTTGACGTCCTTATATGAACACCTCCCGTTCCGCAAGGCAGGGGGTTGATGTTTTGGCTAGCAGAAGCGGTTGCAGTCTTATATCCGACCTTCATTGCGAGACGGTGCCCGCTGGCCTTGATGGAATCTGCTGGAAACGACCTCATCTCCCACGGCGGGCTTCACGCCCATGGACGTCATCAGGTTTGCGTTTCCACGGTCCGACCTGGTTTGCCATCACACGTTACCCTTGCTCTGCGCAACTCCTGTGTTCAAAGACTCATCGTTTCAATCTATACCGCGACGGCTGGTCGCTCGCTCACAAATTCCCGCTCATAAGACCGGTTATGCGCGAGCAACGCCCACGCCGTTCGTGCCATCTTGTTGGCCAACGCGACCACCACCACATTGACCGGACGCCGTTTCAGCAACGCTTCTACCCACTGGGGACGTTGTTTGGAATGGGTCACGACCATTCGCGCGCCATGGATCAATAGCTGTCTCAGATAGGGGTCACCCCTTTTGCTGATGCCGCCGAGTCTGACGTTGCCCCCAGTCCCACTCTGACGGGGTACCAGGCCGATACTCGCCGCAAATGCGCGTCCGGAGCGAAATGCCTTTGGCGAGCCCATGACCGCAACAGTGGCTGTGGCTGTCAATGGACCCACGCCGGCTATGTCATCGAGCGTTTTTGCCTGGGGACTGGATTTCAGCCACTGCA
Above is a genomic segment from Paraburkholderia aromaticivorans containing:
- a CDS encoding aminomethyltransferase family protein, giving the protein MAKSWRQAALADRHTALGSRLEDWNGMPTAWTYNQSVADEHEAIRTRAGLMDVSGLKKVHVVGPHAEMLIDYATTRDVSLLCPGKSVYASMLNARGHFVDDCVIYRNGPNAFMVVHGSGEGHELLHRGAIGRNVSVLFDDDLQDLSLQGPVAVDFLAGHVRGIRDLQYFHHTQTTLFGKPVTISRTGYTGERGYELFCKRADAPLIWDTVLEKGRSMGIIPCSFTALDWLRVESSLLFYPFDHSEMHPFADQPAGDTLWELGLDFTVSKNKREFRGAAEHFRLAGKERFRIFGVLVDGTRATQGGDTLWVGERQVGVITCGMVSRLTGQSMAIARLDPALAVHGATLEVRGKDYVLGASSHTLPFDDPEKTKRLAKG
- a CDS encoding glycine cleavage system protein R, which translates into the protein MTLTTTLVLTVIGEDRPGLVNAIAEKTTEFGANWLDTRLVSLGGKFAGIVLVSVSQANADALVGALQSLRSNSLSLTLERRADAAALTPARAMTLELVSHDRPGIVREIAGVLAGNKVSIEELETDFVSGSFSGENLFKARARLRAPLELDVVVLRDMIENLANELMADISIDEGLTN
- a CDS encoding APC family permease; its protein translation is MSATEKISGLEGIPGAGTPATLRRTLTWKDAFWVASGSPAFVLFTLGAIAATVGQPAWIIWIASIVIGFVQCFTYAEISGLFPHKSGGASIYGAIAWVRYSKFLAPVSVWCNWFAWSPVLALGTGLGASYVLSTLFPADAAINTWSITLLNLDAVKHGLTLRINATFVLGAALLLLTFLVQHHGAQRAAKLQKYMGIAALIPLTLFGIVPLVTGGVHMHNWFPLLPLAHDAHGNVVMGSWNAAGWTLAIGGLFVAGWSTYGFETAVCYTREFKNPKTDTFKAIFYSGLLCLGVYILVPLSFQGAMGLKGLLEPGIYDGTGVAAAMANIIGGGAIVFYVIVVMLVFTLLLSVMTSMMGSSRTLYQASVDGWLPRYLSHVNEHGAPTRAMWTDLCFNLILLLMSDNVAILAMSNVCYFAFVFLNLQAGWIHRLDRPHWARPFKCPNWLLALGALCGFIDLVCIGAGADIWGPGTLRNGLIAIALIIPVFVFRHYVQDKGKFPDAMLDDLELRQDEGVQRHAGYLPYLVLVLTVVVIWVSHEFAVLPT